In a single window of the Renibacterium salmoninarum ATCC 33209 genome:
- a CDS encoding signal peptidase I, whose translation MTTTSARPTELAPTRRVRQQSTGPLWWFRQVFSWLLLFLVLGIVAVMIVVPRVSGGETFTVLTGSMRPGLQPGDLLVIKATPVENISIGSVVSYQLNSGLSDVVTHRVVGISVAPNGERNFQMQGDANNTPDAAAVRPVQIRGVLWYSLPFLGYLNSAISGEWHIWLLTGAVAILIGYTVFMLLSAWRDHRRGHRHGYRHGQKSSRS comes from the coding sequence ATGACGACGACTAGCGCTCGGCCAACTGAGCTAGCTCCAACTCGCCGAGTCAGGCAGCAAAGCACAGGACCTCTGTGGTGGTTCCGCCAGGTCTTTTCTTGGCTACTGCTCTTCTTGGTGCTCGGTATCGTTGCGGTCATGATCGTGGTACCCAGAGTTTCTGGTGGCGAGACCTTCACGGTGCTCACAGGGTCGATGCGGCCGGGTCTGCAACCTGGCGATCTTCTGGTGATCAAAGCCACGCCAGTCGAAAATATCTCCATTGGCTCGGTCGTGAGCTACCAATTGAACTCCGGATTGTCCGATGTTGTAACGCACCGGGTGGTGGGGATTTCGGTTGCTCCCAACGGCGAACGCAATTTCCAAATGCAAGGCGATGCAAACAACACCCCGGACGCAGCCGCAGTACGACCAGTGCAAATCCGAGGCGTACTTTGGTATTCACTGCCATTTTTGGGATACCTCAATTCAGCAATCAGCGGGGAATGGCATATTTGGCTGCTAACCGGCGCGGTGGCGATTTTGATCGGCTATACGGTATTCATGTTGCTGAGCGCTTGGCGCGATCATCGCCGTGGTCATCGGCACGGCTATCGGCACGGCCAGAAAAGCAGCCGCTCATGA
- a CDS encoding SipW-dependent-type signal peptide-containing protein has translation MRLKLGLALAAAVSAFLLVGATGTAALWRDQATVNPGTISTGSLILLNGDQTSQVKNYQLSDFSAAAISPGASKQAPLVVKNAGNTPFLLNLKGITATSGSPSLLQSFVISIAQVNLVGDCPLGSATTNGLTLYQGSQQANAVFTSQPRLAAGASLVLCLRGVLGTDAAQSTDQTGFQLFFGFRADQSR, from the coding sequence ATGCGACTGAAACTGGGCTTGGCCCTGGCAGCGGCAGTTTCGGCGTTCCTGCTAGTGGGGGCGACCGGAACCGCCGCGCTTTGGCGTGACCAAGCTACGGTGAATCCTGGCACGATCAGCACTGGTTCTTTGATTTTGCTCAATGGTGATCAGACGAGCCAGGTGAAGAATTATCAGCTCAGTGATTTCAGTGCGGCGGCTATTAGCCCCGGCGCGAGTAAACAAGCTCCGCTCGTGGTTAAAAATGCTGGCAATACCCCATTTCTGCTCAATCTGAAAGGAATCACCGCAACATCTGGTTCGCCTAGCTTGCTGCAGTCCTTTGTGATTTCCATCGCGCAGGTCAATTTGGTGGGTGATTGTCCTCTTGGCTCAGCAACCACAAATGGTCTGACGCTCTACCAGGGATCGCAACAAGCCAACGCAGTATTTACCAGCCAGCCTAGGCTGGCCGCAGGTGCTTCGTTGGTGCTGTGCTTGCGTGGTGTGCTCGGGACCGACGCCGCGCAGAGCACAGACCAAACCGGGTTCCAGCTGTTTTTTGGATTTAGAGCGGATCAGAGCCGATGA
- a CDS encoding alternate-type signal peptide domain-containing protein, whose product MNKVAKAGIAAGIAGLLLLGGGTTWALWQDNKTVDAGQVNTGQLKLALGTAGSWKDVSSDVTGATAIDLTTFKLVPGDTVKFVQILTITADGKNLKGSLTIDPSSINTAIPAAWQPYVTVTVAPESLPSGLTNTAGVISFAAPGSYTFDVGSTVAFAKGANASGTDDETIENQSANLNGLALKLQQTR is encoded by the coding sequence ATGAACAAAGTCGCAAAAGCTGGAATTGCCGCCGGTATTGCGGGATTGCTTCTGCTGGGAGGTGGCACTACTTGGGCCCTTTGGCAGGACAACAAGACTGTCGATGCAGGCCAGGTTAACACCGGACAGCTCAAACTCGCGCTCGGAACTGCAGGTAGTTGGAAAGACGTTTCTTCAGATGTGACCGGTGCGACGGCCATTGATTTGACCACTTTCAAACTCGTCCCTGGGGATACCGTCAAATTCGTGCAGATTCTCACCATCACCGCTGATGGCAAGAATCTCAAGGGTTCCTTGACCATTGACCCCAGCTCAATCAATACCGCGATCCCGGCTGCTTGGCAGCCTTACGTTACGGTCACGGTGGCACCGGAGAGCCTACCCTCGGGTTTGACCAATACTGCGGGCGTGATTAGTTTCGCTGCCCCAGGAAGCTACACCTTCGACGTCGGAAGTACCGTTGCCTTTGCCAAGGGCGCCAACGCTTCCGGAACCGACGATGAGACTATTGAAAACCAATCCGCCAATTTGAACGGCCTTGCGCTCAAATTGCAGCAGACTCGCTGA
- the sufU gene encoding Fe-S cluster assembly sulfur transfer protein SufU, protein MSALDSLYQDIILEHSKAKHGSPMSAHPEPQDANSAQSHQLNPICGDEITIRVDVTPDIIVGVHWDGAGCAISMASASVLSDLLTGLDRSEAAELMTEFRAMMRSRGQIQGDEEVLGEAAAFSGVSRYVARVKCAMLAWVGVEDALNRLG, encoded by the coding sequence ATGAGCGCCCTGGATTCGCTCTACCAGGACATCATCTTGGAGCACTCCAAGGCTAAGCATGGTTCGCCGATGTCCGCACATCCCGAACCTCAGGATGCCAATAGCGCACAATCTCACCAACTAAATCCGATCTGTGGCGATGAAATTACCATCCGAGTCGATGTGACTCCGGACATAATTGTCGGCGTGCACTGGGATGGTGCAGGTTGCGCAATTTCAATGGCTTCAGCTTCAGTGCTGAGTGATCTGTTGACCGGGCTCGACCGGAGCGAAGCCGCGGAATTGATGACGGAATTCCGCGCCATGATGCGCTCTAGAGGCCAAATTCAAGGTGACGAGGAAGTTCTTGGTGAGGCGGCGGCCTTCTCTGGTGTCTCCCGATACGTGGCTCGGGTGAAGTGCGCGATGCTGGCATGGGTGGGTGTTGAAGACGCCTTAAACCGGCTCGGTTAG
- a CDS encoding cysteine desulfurase: MSESVPVHTASTTTALTTQEVLRIRNDFPVLDQQVNGHPLVYLDSGATSQKPLSVLESEQEFYEQRNAAVHRGAHWLAVEATEAFEAARVGVADFIGAADNELVWTSNATEAINLIAYSFSNASIGQVSAEAERFALRPGDEILVTEMEHHANLVPWQELARRTGASLKFIPINDDGTLQSADELFTDRTKVFAFSHASNVLGTINPVAELVAKAQQVGALTVLDACQSVPHLPVDVKQLGVDFAVFSGHKMLAPTGIGALYGRTELLAAMPPFLTGGSMITSVTMETAGYLPPPQRFEAGTQKISQAIALAVAASYLSETGMDRIAAWEAKLGQRLVTGLSSVAGIRVLGPKPGEERLGLAAFDVEGVHAHDVGQFLDDRGIAVRVGHHCAQPLHRRLGLTASTRASSYLYNTEAEVDVFLQAVADVRAYFGAGVAAVRS, from the coding sequence GTGAGCGAATCAGTACCGGTCCACACCGCATCGACGACAACTGCGTTGACCACGCAGGAAGTCTTACGCATCCGGAACGACTTTCCAGTCCTGGATCAACAAGTCAACGGTCACCCTTTGGTGTACCTCGATTCAGGTGCGACCTCGCAAAAGCCGCTCAGTGTGCTGGAATCTGAGCAAGAATTTTACGAGCAGCGCAATGCTGCCGTGCACCGGGGTGCGCACTGGCTCGCGGTCGAGGCCACGGAAGCTTTTGAAGCCGCCCGCGTCGGCGTCGCCGATTTTATTGGCGCGGCGGACAACGAGCTGGTTTGGACTTCCAACGCGACCGAAGCGATCAACCTGATTGCCTATTCCTTCAGTAACGCCAGTATCGGCCAAGTATCTGCCGAAGCCGAGCGTTTTGCGCTGCGTCCTGGTGATGAAATTCTCGTCACCGAGATGGAACATCACGCCAATTTGGTTCCGTGGCAAGAACTCGCCCGGCGTACCGGTGCGAGCCTGAAGTTCATTCCGATTAACGACGACGGCACCCTTCAGTCTGCCGATGAACTGTTCACTGATCGCACCAAGGTTTTCGCTTTCAGCCATGCCTCGAATGTACTTGGCACCATCAACCCGGTTGCCGAGTTGGTAGCGAAGGCGCAACAGGTAGGCGCGCTGACCGTCTTAGACGCCTGTCAGTCCGTGCCGCACCTGCCGGTTGACGTCAAGCAGCTGGGCGTTGATTTTGCGGTCTTTTCCGGGCACAAGATGCTTGCACCCACCGGAATCGGTGCGCTGTATGGCCGGACTGAACTGCTCGCCGCAATGCCGCCGTTCTTGACCGGCGGATCCATGATCACCTCGGTAACCATGGAAACTGCTGGCTATCTGCCGCCCCCGCAACGATTCGAAGCCGGCACGCAAAAGATTTCGCAAGCCATTGCGCTTGCCGTGGCGGCAAGTTATTTATCCGAAACGGGCATGGACCGGATTGCTGCCTGGGAAGCGAAATTGGGCCAACGGCTAGTGACCGGCTTGAGCTCCGTTGCTGGCATTCGAGTGCTGGGCCCGAAACCCGGCGAGGAACGCTTGGGTTTGGCCGCGTTCGACGTCGAGGGCGTACACGCACATGACGTGGGTCAGTTCCTGGATGATCGCGGCATCGCCGTCCGGGTAGGTCATCATTGCGCGCAACCGCTCCATCGCAGGCTGGGCCTGACCGCGAGCACCCGCGCCAGCAGCTACCTTTACAACACCGAAGCTGAGGTGGACGTTTTCTTGCAAGCCGTTGCAGATGTTCGAGCGTACTTTGGTGCTGGTGTTGCGGCGGTGCGTTCATGA
- the pth gene encoding aminoacyl-tRNA hydrolase, which translates to MSNTWLVVGLGNPGPDYSHTRHNIGFMVAEELASRIGASFKSNKSRALVAEGRLGMGGPKLVLAKPQTFMNLSGGPTSALAKFYDLGADNVIAVQDEIDIPFNTIKLKIGGGEGGHNGLRDISKALGAKEYLRVRVGVGRPPGGQGDAAGHVLKVFSTAEKKELPFLIQDAADAVELLISDGLLAAQQKFHPAK; encoded by the coding sequence ATGAGCAATACTTGGCTTGTAGTCGGGCTCGGAAACCCCGGGCCCGACTACAGTCATACCCGGCACAATATTGGTTTTATGGTGGCCGAAGAGCTGGCTTCTAGAATCGGTGCCAGCTTCAAAAGCAATAAATCTCGTGCGCTAGTTGCCGAAGGTCGCTTGGGTATGGGTGGACCAAAGCTTGTGCTAGCCAAACCGCAGACTTTTATGAATCTCAGCGGTGGCCCGACGTCGGCCTTAGCAAAGTTTTATGACCTCGGCGCGGACAATGTCATAGCGGTCCAGGACGAGATTGATATTCCCTTCAATACGATCAAGCTGAAGATCGGTGGTGGCGAAGGCGGCCACAACGGACTTCGCGACATCAGCAAGGCCCTGGGCGCCAAAGAGTACTTGCGGGTGCGGGTTGGCGTTGGCCGGCCGCCTGGTGGCCAGGGCGACGCGGCAGGCCATGTTTTGAAGGTCTTCTCTACCGCAGAGAAAAAAGAGCTGCCTTTTCTGATTCAAGATGCCGCCGACGCCGTCGAACTTCTGATCAGCGACGGACTGTTAGCAGCGCAGCAAAAGTTCCATCCAGCAAAATAG
- a CDS encoding 50S ribosomal protein L25/general stress protein Ctc yields MSETKLAAQLRTEFGKGAARRARRANQIPAVIYGHGAEPIHIALPERETIRAARGANALLTLDINGEEHLALVKDIQRDPVLQIIEHIDLLTVRRGEKVTVDIPVVLTGEVAPGAVVNQDANTISVEAEATHLPSSLEVSIEGRNPGEHVFASDIVLPQGVSLLADAETLIANISEPEDQDLGEDAAEATPVTVGSSDAAAPAAE; encoded by the coding sequence ATGAGCGAAACTAAACTTGCAGCACAGCTGCGCACCGAATTCGGCAAGGGCGCAGCCCGCCGTGCACGTCGCGCCAACCAGATCCCCGCCGTAATTTACGGCCACGGCGCGGAGCCGATTCACATTGCTTTACCGGAGCGCGAGACCATTCGTGCCGCTCGTGGCGCTAACGCATTGCTGACCTTGGACATCAACGGCGAAGAGCACCTTGCCTTGGTCAAAGACATTCAGCGTGACCCGGTTCTGCAGATCATCGAGCACATTGACTTGCTGACTGTGCGCCGTGGCGAAAAAGTCACCGTGGACATCCCGGTTGTACTGACCGGTGAAGTTGCGCCGGGTGCCGTGGTCAACCAGGACGCGAACACCATCAGCGTCGAGGCAGAAGCAACTCACTTGCCGTCCAGCCTTGAGGTCAGCATTGAAGGCCGTAACCCGGGCGAGCACGTTTTCGCTTCGGACATCGTCTTGCCACAGGGCGTTTCGTTGTTGGCTGATGCTGAGACGCTGATCGCGAACATCTCCGAGCCTGAAGACCAAGACTTGGGCGAGGACGCTGCTGAAGCTACTCCGGTCACGGTTGGCTCCAGCGATGCCGCAGCACCGGCAGCTGAGTAA
- a CDS encoding ribose-phosphate diphosphokinase — MSAITAHGEKKLLLASGRAHPELAREIAAELNTELLPIDAYDFANGEIYVRSAQSVRGTDVFVLQAHPAPLNNWLMEQLILIDSLKRASAKRITVVSPFYPYARQDKKGRGREPISARLVADLYKTAGADRLMSVDLHTAQIQGFFDGPVDHLMAIPLLAEYIRTKVNVDEITVVSPDTGRVRVAEQWADRLGGAPLAFVHKSRDLTVPNQAVSKQVVGQIEGRTCVLIDDMIDTGGTIAGAVQVLKDAGARDVIIAATHAVFSDPAAERLANCGANEVVVTNTLPIPEEKRFESLTVLSIAPLIARAIKEVFEDGSVTSLFDGQA, encoded by the coding sequence ATGAGTGCGATAACCGCCCACGGCGAGAAAAAACTACTGCTGGCCTCGGGCCGCGCGCATCCCGAGCTGGCACGTGAGATCGCCGCCGAGCTCAATACTGAGTTGTTGCCGATCGATGCTTATGACTTCGCCAACGGCGAGATCTACGTTCGGTCAGCACAGAGTGTGCGCGGAACTGACGTCTTTGTTTTGCAAGCGCATCCCGCGCCGTTGAACAACTGGCTCATGGAGCAGCTGATTCTCATCGATTCGCTCAAGCGGGCTTCTGCCAAGCGGATCACGGTAGTTTCCCCGTTCTACCCCTACGCTCGGCAGGACAAAAAGGGGCGTGGCCGCGAGCCGATCTCGGCCCGTCTGGTTGCCGACCTATATAAAACTGCTGGGGCTGATCGTCTGATGAGCGTGGATCTGCACACGGCTCAGATCCAAGGCTTCTTTGACGGTCCGGTCGACCACTTGATGGCCATCCCGTTGCTTGCCGAATACATTCGGACCAAGGTCAACGTGGACGAAATTACTGTTGTTTCACCTGACACCGGCCGAGTTCGAGTGGCCGAGCAGTGGGCAGACCGTCTAGGTGGTGCTCCACTGGCGTTTGTTCACAAGAGCCGTGATCTGACCGTGCCCAACCAAGCGGTATCCAAGCAAGTTGTTGGCCAGATTGAAGGCCGCACCTGTGTTTTGATCGATGACATGATCGACACCGGTGGCACGATTGCTGGAGCGGTCCAGGTGCTCAAGGACGCAGGAGCCCGCGATGTCATCATTGCTGCGACGCACGCGGTGTTTTCAGATCCAGCTGCTGAGCGTCTGGCAAATTGCGGAGCCAACGAAGTTGTGGTTACCAATACTTTGCCGATTCCGGAAGAGAAGCGATTTGAATCGCTCACGGTGCTTTCGATTGCACCGTTGATCGCCCGGGCAATCAAAGAGGTCTTCGAAGACGGTTCGGTAACCTCCTTATTTGACGGCCAAGCCTAA
- the glmU gene encoding bifunctional UDP-N-acetylglucosamine diphosphorylase/glucosamine-1-phosphate N-acetyltransferase GlmU — protein sequence MKSRKPKILHEIGGLSMVGHALAGARGLLNLHSATGQLAVVVRHERELVAAKVAELEPQAVIVDQDDVPGTGRAVQVALEALGSITGTVLVTYGDVPLLSPELLQNVVRVHEQDANAVTVLTTVLDDAGSYGRILRDSDGAVLGIREFKDASAAERQIQEINSGIYAFDAAVLSSALSKVSVANAQGEMYLTDVLEIARAAGGRVAAVRTEDRWAVEGANDRVQLAALGAELNRRVLERWMRAGVTIVDPTSTWIDVQVTLGEDVTLLPGSQLHGNTTVERDAVVGPDCTLTDVQIGEGASVVRTHGSGAIISSGASVGPFTYLRPGTVLGEDGKIGAFYETKNVRIGARSKLSHLGYAGDAEIGTDTNIGCGNITANYDGEKKHRTVIGSGVRTGSNTVFVAPVEVGDGAYSGAGAVIRKFVPPGALALTIASQRNAEQWVLHNRAGTRSANLAQQALDATTLESARQVTNEASAEDHNQS from the coding sequence ATGAAATCACGAAAGCCCAAAATCTTGCATGAGATTGGCGGCTTGTCGATGGTTGGCCACGCATTGGCTGGGGCTAGGGGCCTGCTGAATCTTCACTCTGCAACGGGCCAGTTGGCTGTTGTGGTGCGGCATGAACGTGAATTGGTGGCGGCGAAGGTTGCTGAGCTAGAACCACAGGCCGTTATCGTTGACCAGGACGACGTCCCCGGCACAGGACGGGCCGTACAGGTTGCTCTCGAAGCTCTTGGCAGCATTACCGGTACCGTCTTGGTGACCTATGGCGATGTGCCTTTGCTCAGCCCGGAACTGCTACAAAATGTCGTGAGAGTTCACGAGCAGGACGCCAACGCCGTAACCGTACTGACTACCGTCTTGGACGATGCTGGCAGCTATGGTCGAATTCTGCGCGATTCCGACGGTGCCGTTTTAGGCATTCGCGAGTTCAAAGACGCGTCTGCGGCCGAACGTCAGATCCAGGAGATCAACTCGGGTATTTATGCCTTCGACGCTGCGGTCCTTTCCAGCGCGTTGAGCAAAGTCAGCGTCGCAAATGCGCAAGGCGAAATGTACCTTACCGACGTCCTTGAAATTGCTCGCGCGGCCGGCGGCCGGGTGGCGGCGGTTCGCACTGAGGACCGCTGGGCGGTAGAAGGCGCGAATGATCGCGTTCAGCTAGCGGCCTTAGGTGCCGAGCTGAATCGCCGGGTGCTCGAGCGTTGGATGCGCGCCGGAGTAACAATCGTGGATCCGACAAGCACCTGGATCGATGTTCAGGTCACCTTGGGTGAGGACGTCACTTTGCTGCCTGGTAGCCAACTACACGGCAACACCACGGTGGAGCGCGACGCCGTCGTCGGCCCGGACTGCACGTTGACTGACGTGCAAATTGGCGAGGGCGCCTCGGTGGTGCGCACGCACGGATCCGGCGCAATCATTTCCTCAGGAGCTTCAGTTGGGCCCTTCACCTATCTTCGTCCTGGCACGGTATTGGGCGAAGATGGCAAGATTGGCGCGTTCTATGAAACCAAAAACGTTCGAATCGGCGCGCGATCGAAACTTTCGCACCTTGGCTACGCTGGCGACGCCGAAATTGGTACCGATACCAATATTGGTTGCGGAAATATCACCGCAAATTACGACGGCGAAAAAAAGCACCGCACCGTTATTGGTTCGGGCGTGCGGACGGGCTCGAACACGGTATTTGTGGCTCCGGTTGAGGTGGGCGATGGTGCCTACTCCGGCGCTGGCGCGGTCATCCGAAAGTTCGTGCCGCCGGGCGCCTTGGCTTTGACCATCGCCTCGCAGCGTAACGCCGAACAATGGGTGCTGCACAATCGTGCCGGGACTCGCTCCGCGAATCTAGCACAGCAAGCGCTAGATGCCACGACCCTTGAATCTGCTCGTCAGGTAACCAACGAAGCTTCAGCAGAAGATCACAATCAGTCATGA
- a CDS encoding ABC-F family ATP-binding cassette domain-containing protein produces the protein MAHLLGGENLTVQFATRTILESITIGLEDGDRIGIVGRNGDGKSTLMRLLANRQTPNSGRVAARRGLEVGYLDQSDVLDGEATVGEAIVGEAAEHEWAANPKIRDIMGGLVAEVDWHAKVSALSGGQKRRVALAKLLIGEHDVIMLDEPTNHLDVEGVAWLAEHLKTRWRANEAAFLVVTHDRWFLDEVCNRTWEVHDATVDAFEGGYAAYVLARVERDRMNAVVENKRVQLAKKELAWLRRGAPARTAKPKFRIEAANQLIADVPDPRDSVALNRLATARLGKDVLDLEEVSLGFGEKRLFDRITLRLAPGERLGIVGVNGAGKSTLLRMLAGQIPPDAGRLKRGKTVQTAVLNQEVTEFDAIAHMRVLEVIEAEKRVVQIGGRELTVGQLVEQLGFSKEKQWTPVGDLSGGERRRLQLLRLMIGEPNVLMLDEPTNDLDTDTLGAVEDLLDGWPGTLVVVSHDRYLLERVTDHQLALLGDGKLRGLPGGVDQYLQLRKEQGLGSGFSTTQGSCRPEAAAAAPSSAAGASEADLRQARKDVNRIEHQLSKLTQQEERLHAQMDTASTSGNFEELGSLNKELQDVAGQKEELELEWLEAAEILG, from the coding sequence TTGGCCCATTTGCTCGGCGGCGAAAATCTCACCGTCCAATTCGCTACTCGCACCATCTTGGAATCGATCACCATCGGGCTTGAAGATGGCGATCGGATCGGCATCGTGGGCCGCAACGGCGACGGTAAATCCACCTTGATGCGGCTGCTGGCCAATCGGCAAACGCCGAACTCTGGCCGAGTTGCCGCGCGCCGAGGGCTGGAAGTTGGCTACCTGGACCAATCGGACGTGCTCGACGGCGAGGCAACAGTGGGCGAGGCAATAGTCGGCGAAGCTGCCGAACACGAATGGGCAGCTAATCCCAAAATCCGCGACATTATGGGTGGCTTAGTCGCCGAAGTGGATTGGCACGCCAAGGTTTCAGCGCTCTCTGGTGGCCAAAAACGTCGCGTGGCGCTGGCCAAATTGCTGATTGGCGAGCACGACGTGATCATGCTCGATGAGCCCACCAACCACCTCGACGTCGAAGGCGTCGCTTGGCTCGCTGAGCACCTCAAAACGCGATGGCGTGCCAACGAAGCTGCCTTCTTGGTGGTCACGCACGATCGTTGGTTCCTGGACGAAGTTTGCAATCGGACGTGGGAAGTTCACGACGCGACCGTAGATGCTTTCGAGGGTGGCTATGCGGCTTATGTGCTTGCCCGGGTTGAGCGGGACCGGATGAACGCCGTAGTGGAGAACAAGCGCGTTCAACTGGCTAAGAAGGAACTTGCTTGGCTGCGCCGCGGCGCGCCGGCCCGAACTGCAAAACCGAAATTCCGGATCGAAGCCGCAAATCAACTCATCGCAGATGTTCCGGATCCTCGCGATTCGGTGGCGTTGAACCGATTAGCAACGGCTCGGCTGGGCAAAGACGTATTAGACCTCGAAGAGGTAAGCCTGGGCTTTGGCGAGAAGCGACTCTTCGACCGGATCACCTTGCGGCTCGCGCCGGGGGAGCGGCTTGGCATTGTTGGCGTCAACGGCGCCGGAAAATCCACCTTGCTCCGGATGCTGGCCGGACAGATTCCGCCGGATGCTGGCCGACTCAAGCGGGGTAAAACCGTCCAGACCGCGGTGCTGAATCAGGAAGTCACCGAGTTCGATGCAATTGCGCACATGCGAGTTCTTGAAGTTATTGAAGCGGAAAAACGGGTAGTTCAAATTGGCGGTCGTGAGCTTACCGTCGGCCAACTGGTGGAACAGCTCGGGTTTAGCAAAGAGAAGCAGTGGACGCCGGTAGGGGACCTCTCTGGTGGTGAACGTCGTCGGCTACAACTGCTCAGGCTGATGATCGGTGAGCCGAACGTTTTGATGCTCGATGAGCCGACCAACGATTTAGATACCGATACCTTGGGTGCGGTAGAAGATCTTTTGGATGGCTGGCCTGGGACCTTGGTCGTGGTCTCGCACGACAGGTATTTGCTGGAGCGAGTTACCGATCACCAGCTCGCGCTGCTAGGGGATGGCAAATTGCGCGGCTTACCTGGTGGAGTGGATCAGTATTTGCAACTGCGCAAGGAGCAGGGCCTTGGCTCCGGGTTCAGCACGACGCAAGGTAGCTGCCGGCCGGAGGCTGCGGCAGCTGCGCCGTCGTCGGCCGCTGGCGCTTCCGAAGCCGATCTGCGGCAGGCCCGCAAAGACGTGAATCGCATCGAGCACCAACTTTCCAAACTCACTCAGCAAGAAGAGCGCCTACATGCCCAGATGGATACCGCGTCCACGAGTGGGAATTTTGAGGAACTCGGCAGTTTGAACAAAGAACTTCAAGATGTTGCTGGGCAAAAAGAAGAACTCGAACTCGAATGGTTGGAAGCCGCCGAAATTCTGGGCTAA
- a CDS encoding 4-(cytidine 5'-diphospho)-2-C-methyl-D-erythritol kinase — MTPSLATSEGGTRSRTVRAKAPGKINVSLSVGPLRADGYHSVASVYLAVSLYEEVSATSVAGDEITVSLRQNDASTLASDAAVPLDESNLAVRAARLMADVTEHPTGLHLEIAKRVPVAGGMGGGSADAAATLLACDASWGSGLSREELAHLAAELGADVPFALLGGAAVGLGVGDELTPALAPGPLHWALVLADFGLSTPTVFTALDRLRVTKGVEPSEPEGINPRILQALRSGDAAGLAQVLGNDLQPAALKLAPQLADVIDQGAEYGALASLVSGSGPTVAMLARDENHAIELADRLAEAGQNALAVHSPVHGAKIVSDLTR, encoded by the coding sequence ATGACGCCATCCCTTGCCACCTCCGAAGGCGGCACACGCAGCCGGACTGTCCGGGCTAAAGCTCCAGGCAAAATTAATGTGTCGCTTTCTGTTGGACCGTTGCGCGCTGATGGCTATCATTCGGTAGCTAGCGTCTACTTGGCCGTCTCACTGTACGAAGAGGTCTCGGCCACGAGTGTCGCCGGTGATGAGATCACCGTGAGTTTGCGCCAAAACGATGCCAGCACATTGGCCTCGGACGCCGCGGTGCCGCTGGATGAGAGCAACTTAGCTGTGCGGGCAGCGCGATTGATGGCTGATGTGACCGAGCACCCCACCGGGCTCCATCTAGAGATCGCGAAGCGGGTACCGGTTGCTGGCGGAATGGGCGGCGGTTCAGCGGATGCCGCAGCCACTTTGCTTGCATGTGACGCATCGTGGGGCTCTGGGCTTTCCCGCGAAGAGTTGGCGCATTTAGCCGCAGAACTCGGTGCAGATGTTCCGTTCGCGCTTTTAGGCGGTGCCGCCGTCGGCTTAGGCGTTGGTGATGAGCTGACGCCTGCGCTGGCCCCAGGACCGCTGCACTGGGCATTGGTTCTTGCCGATTTTGGGCTCTCAACCCCGACCGTTTTTACCGCTCTAGACCGCCTGCGCGTCACCAAAGGCGTTGAGCCCAGCGAGCCTGAGGGCATCAACCCGCGTATTTTGCAGGCGCTACGCAGCGGGGATGCGGCTGGCTTGGCGCAGGTGCTCGGTAACGATTTGCAGCCAGCTGCGCTCAAGCTGGCACCGCAACTAGCTGACGTGATTGACCAGGGAGCTGAATACGGCGCGTTGGCCAGTTTAGTTTCCGGTTCCGGGCCTACTGTGGCCATGCTGGCCCGCGATGAAAACCATGCGATTGAACTTGCTGATCGGCTTGCTGAGGCAGGGCAAAATGCGCTCGCTGTGCATTCGCCGGTCCATGGTGCGAAAATTGTTTCTGACTTGACGCGTTGA